Proteins co-encoded in one Malus sylvestris chromosome 7, drMalSylv7.2, whole genome shotgun sequence genomic window:
- the LOC126630361 gene encoding LOW QUALITY PROTEIN: receptor-like protein 49 (The sequence of the model RefSeq protein was modified relative to this genomic sequence to represent the inferred CDS: inserted 1 base in 1 codon): MGFRRCLFVSNMCYILSKLLLFHLVVVSSSVSSLQQSCHDEERSALLQFKESFIINRSASDLDDAYPKTSQWKLAEGRNGNCCAWDGIVCDGRTGHVIGLDLSSSCLLGSINSNSSLFQLVQLQALNLADNNFNYSRIPTSIRNFPRLVYLNLSMSVFSGQIPSQISQLAKLSSLDLSWNQLNGPIPFLGNLTHLTVLNLSFNQLIGPIPCLGNLTHLTKFSLSRNQLTGPIPSLGNLIHLTRLSLSRNLLTGPIPSLGNLTHLTLLYLYSNQLTGPIPNSLSDLVNLEALDLTDNNLTGTVEFHVMFHKLQGLVELYLARNRLKFFTETESMNASLLPKLKFLGLGSCNIREFPSFLQYRETLEFLDLSTNNLHGEVPKWMLNTSTKTMTYLEISHNFLSSIVQPSDAFPWVNLQVLGLKNNLLHGPLPIPPPHTVHYRVGNNNLNGTISPLICSLTSLQLLDLSNNNMSGMLPXCLGNFSADLRVLRIGNNSFSGFLPETHTNTSSLRLIDVSHNQLRGQLPRSLGNCIRLEFIDLSYNKFSDVFPFWLGALPELKLLAMQSNAFYGPIEEPDQDNVEYFPELRILDLSFNSFRGKFPSQNMFSGNVMRGVTRNQSTYMKVDTVGLNLKLRIQSNCEINFCV; encoded by the exons atgGGATTCCGCCGGTGCTTGTTTGTGTCCAATATGTGTTATATACTTTCAAAACTTCTGTTGTTTCATCTCGTGGTTGTTAGCTCATCAGTTTCCTCATTGCAGCAATCTTGTCACGACGAGGAGAGGTCTGCCTTGCTGCAATTCAAGGAAAGCTTCATCATTAACAGATCTGCCTCGGATCTTGATGACGCTTATCCAAAGACTTCGCAATGGAAACTAGCTGAAGGACGAAATGGCAACTGCTGTGCATGGGATGGCATTGTGTGTGACGGGAGGACGGGTCATGTGATTGGCCTTGATCTGAGTAGCAGCTGTCTCCTGGGCTCTATCAACTCCAACAGCAGCCTTTTCCAGCTTGTTCAGCTTCAAGCGCTAAACCTCGCTGACAACAACTTCAACTACTCTCGAATTCCTACTAGCATTAGGAATTTCCCAAGGCTCGTGTATCTTAATCTCTCTATGTCTGTATTTTCTGGCCAAATCCCATCCCAAATTTCACAGTTAGCCAAATTGTCGTCCCTTGATCTGTCTTGGAATCAGTTAAACGGTCCAATTCCTTTTCTAGGAAATCTCACCCACCTCACAGTACTTAATCTGTCCTTCAATCAGTTAATCGGTCCAATTCCTTGTTTAGGAAATCTTACCCACCTCACAAAATTTTCTCTGTCTCGGAATCAGTTAACCGGTCCAATTCCTTCTCTAGGAAATCTCATCCACCTCACAAGACTTTCTCTGTCTCGAAATCTGTTAACCGGTCCAATTCCTTCTCTAGGAAATCTCACCCACCTCACACTACTTTATCTGTATTCCAATCAGTTAACCGGTCCAATTCCTAATTCCTTATCCGATCTTGTCAATCTCGAGGCATTAGATCTAACTGATAATAATCTGACTGGTACGGTGGAGTTCCACGTGATGTTTCATAAGTTACAAGGGCTCGTCGAGTTGTACCTAGCTCGTAACAGGTTGAAATTTTTTACAGAAACAGAAAGTATGAATGCAAGCCTACTTCCAAAGTTAAAATTTCTAGGATTGGGTTCGTGCAACATAAGAGAGTTCCCAAGTTTCCTGCAGTATCGAGAAACATTGGAGTTCTTGGACCTTTCCACCAACAATTTGCATGGCGAAGTACCAAAATGGATGTTGAACACAAGCACAAAGACTATGACGTACCTGGAGATTTCTCACAACTTCCTTTCAAGCATTGTCCAGCCTTCAGATGCCTTTCCTTGGGTTAACCTACAAGTTTTAGGGCTCAAGAATAACCTGCTACATGGGCCGCTACCGATTCCTCCACCACACACAGTTCACTATCGTGTTGGAAACAACAATCTAAATGGAACAATTTCACCATTGATCTGCAGTCTGACTTCTCTTCAGCTCCTTGATCTCTCCAACAACAATATGAGTGGAATGCTTC CCTGTCTCGGAAACTTCAGCGCTGATCTGCGAGTTCTAAGAATTGGAAACAACTCTTTCAGCGGCTTTCTTCCTGAAACACACACCAACACAAGCAGTCTGAGGTTGATTGATGTTAGTCATAACCAATTGCGAGGGCAACTACCAAGGTCTTTGGGGAACTGCATAAGACTTGAGTTTATTGATCTGTCATACAATAAATTCAGCGATGTTTTTCCCTTTTGGTTGGGGGCTCTTCCAGAGTTAAAACTTTTGGCAATGCAATCCAACGCGTTCTACGGTCCGATAGAGGAACCTGATCAGGACAATGTTGAATATTTTCCTGAGTTGCGAATTCTGGATCTGTCTTTTAATAGTTTCAGAGGCAAGTTTCCATCTCAAAACATGTTTTCCGGGAATGTCATGAGGGGTGTCACTCGAAACCAGTCAACATATATGAAGGTAGACACAGTTGGACTAAACTTGAAGTTACGAATTCAATCCAACTGTGAAATTAATTTCTGTGTGTGA